From the Lathyrus oleraceus cultivar Zhongwan6 chromosome 3, CAAS_Psat_ZW6_1.0, whole genome shotgun sequence genome, the window GACAAATAAGGTAGAAACAGAATAAAAAACAAAAGATGTTCTCAAAGATATAGTCAAGAGTACTGTTAGAAAAATGTAAGACAATGTCTTTGCTTTAAGACCACTCAAAGATAATCTTTTCAAGAAACAAAAATAGTAAAACAAAATTGAATAATAAACAAATAGAAAGATTTGAAGAGATGAGAGAGGAAAATATACACAGAAATCAAAAAGGTTTCACATCATTACCCATCAGTCTTTACCCATACAACCAATATGCATGCAAGACAATCATCAACTATGTGAAATTATTAAATGGGATAGGTGTCATAAGAAGACATATAATTTTTCCACTTAAATGATATCTAAAGAAAATTATCTACTCCATAGTCTCAGTGTCTGAAGTCTTTTGGAATCCACTCTTCACCAGAGGCGGTTTCCAAAACTCTAACTGAAGCTACTTATGATCAACATCAGACTTTGATACTCTATCCAGAGCAAGCACTATTCTTCAATAAAGGCCATGTTTAGATTCTTTTTAATAAAATCAAATCTTTTAATAGCCAAGGGTTTTGTAAATATGTCGACCCATTGATTATCAGTATTAATGAATTGAATATCTATTACACCCTTCTGAATATAATCTCTtataaagtgatgttttatttcaatattcTCGGTTCTAGAATGTTGAACTAGATTCTTTGTTAgacaaatagcagcagtattatcataAAAGATAGGGATATTGTTTCCCCGAGTCTGATAATCCTCTAGCTGATATTTTATCCAGAGTAGATGTGTACAACATTTTGCAGCTGAGATGTATTATGCTTTTGTTGTAGATAGAGCAATATTTCTTGTCTATTACTAGTCCAATATATTAGGTTTTTACCTATAAATTGATTGTTTCCACTAGTGGATTTTCTCTTAATTCCATCTCCAGCATAGTCAGCATCGCAGAATCTAAGTAGCTTATTATCTAGGGATTTTTTATAAAGAAATCCTAGATTTATTATTCCTTTCAAATACTTAAAGATTCTCTTAACATCAGTTAAGTGAGTCTTTCTAGGATCTAATTGAAATCTTACACACAGTTAGACACTAAACAATATATCAGGCATAAAAGCTTTAAGATAAAGCAAGGAACCGATCATACCTATATATAGCTTCTGATATATCTTGGTTCTACTTTCCTCTTTGTTCAGACAACAGGTTGGATGCATAGAAGTTGACATAATCTTGTAGTCTTCAAGATTAAACTTCTTCAGAAGCTCCATTGTGTACTTGGACTGATGAACATGAGTTCCACTTTTACTTTGGTTAATTTTAATTCCTATGAAGAACTTCAATTCTCCCATCATCCTCATCTCAAACTCAACATGCATAGTCTTAGAAAATTATTTGCAAAGAGAGGCATTAGTAGAACCAAAAAGTATGTCACCAGCATTAAATTGGACAATAAAAATTTCCTTATTCAGAGCCTTTATGAATAATGTAGTGTCAACCTGACCTTTTTGAAAACCTTTTTCCAACAAGAAATTATCCACTCTCTCATAacaagctcttggagcttgtttgagtccataaagtgatttcttaagtttaaaaacaaATATTGGGTGGACTGAGTCCTCAAGCCCAGATGGTTATTTGACATATACCTCTTCATAAATGACTCCATTTTAGAAAGCACTCTTGACATcaatttaatttaaaataatatcATGATTAATAGCATAGGAGAGAAAAAGTTTGGTTGCCTCTAACCTTGCCACAGGTGCAAAGGTTTCAGAAAAATCTATACATTCTTGTTGATTATAACCTTGAGCTACAAGTCTAGACTTATATATTACCATTTCTCCTTGCTCATTTAGATTGTTTATGAACACCCATTTTGTTCCAATAATGTTCTTCTAATTTGGTCTGGGGACcagatcccaaacatcattccTTTGGAACTGGTTCAGCTCTTCTTGCATAGCTACAATCTACCCATCATCTGATAATTCTTCATCAATATAAGTTGGCTCTATCAAGGAAAGAAATCCTAGATTAAAGTTATCATCTCTAAATGTTGATCTAATTCTTAGGTGATCATATTTATTCCCAATAATTAGCTCTTTTGGATGAGAAGCTTTATACTTGAAAGACTTATAGGGTTGAGTTGAGACATCAGAACCATCTTCTAGGTGAGCTTCATAAATTGAGTCAGCTTCTGGTATACCAGCATCTGAGCCACTAACCTCTGAAAGTCCAGCCTCTACAAGATCTTTAAAAACCTGAGTATCTGCAAAACTTTCAACAGGCTCTGACATATTATAGTCAAGCTCTTTGTCATTAAATTTGACATGTATAGACTCTTCAACCATTCTGCTTTCAGATTTATAAACTATATATGCTTTAGAGCATAAAATACACTTTTCAGCTTTAGCATCAAATTTCTTTAGGTAAACTTTATTGTTCAAAGTGACATGTACAACCAAACTGATGAAAATAAGACATGCTTGGCTTTCTTCCTTTAAATAATTCATATGATGCTTTTTTAGAAATTGGTTTGATATAGATCATGATCTAAACATAACAAGATGTATTAACAACTTCTGCCCACAAGTATTTAGGAAGATGATTTTCATGGATCCTTGTTCTAGCCATTTCTTGCAAAGACCAGTTCTTTCTTTCTACAACTTCATTCTGCTGAGGAGTTCtaggagaagagaactcatggaTTATTCCATATTTTTCACAGAAATTCTCAAATGGCTCATTTTcaaactcaccaccatgatcacttctgacttttaAAATCTTTGAGTACTTTTAAAATACCTCATATGATTCATCTTTATATATCAATAATTTGACCTAAGTCCATCTGctatagtcatcaacaatgactaatccatatttctttccattgattGAAGCAGCCCCgacaggaccaaataaatcaatgtgaagtaATTCTAAGGGTCTAGAGATAGAGACAATGTTCTTAGatttaaaagaattttttttaatctTTCCTACTTGACATGCTCCATAGAGAGCATATGAGTGATAGTAAAGATCTAGCAGCCTTTTAACAATTGTAGCTTGCTAAGTTTATAGATCAATCTCCAGTTAGCATGACCTAACCTTATGCGTCATACCCATTTTGCATCATTCACTGACATAAATCAAACTACCTTCTAATTAGTCTAttcagaaagattaattttataaacatttcACTTCCTCTTACCTTTGAATAAAATGGATTTGTCAGACTCATTGATAACTGAACAAAAGTTTTTATTAAACAAAACTTCATAACACTATCACAAAATTGACCAATGCTCAGTAGATTATGTTTGAGTCCACTTACTAACCAAATATTATTAACACAGATTAAAGGATTACCAATAATACCTATTCCAGTTATCTTCCCTTTATGTCCTCCTCCAAACCTTGAACTTCCTTCCTCTTTAAGATTCAGGGTTTGGAACATATACTTTTCTCCTGTTACATGACGTGAGCAGCCAttgtccaggtaccatgattgtTGTCTTGTTTCTCCCTTTAAGCATATATGTAGCAAACACAATTTCAGACTTAGGTACCCATAATCTTATGGGTCCTCTATTGTTAGTTCTGACATACTTCCTTTTATTTTGAGCATTTGCATGATAAAAGGGTCTAGACTCATTCCAGACTTTTTGCTTATAATATTTTTGTCTTGGATAAGTTTCGACTTTGGCTTCTGAACCTTTCAAAACCTTTGATCCATAAGTCTTAGGTTATGATATCTTCATAACCTTTGACTTATAAATGTTAGGTTCTGATTTCATTAGATCCTTTAACTTTAAACTCTCAGATACTGATTTGTTCAGGACCTTTGATTCTTTTATCTCAGGTTCTGATTTGTTCAGAATTTTGCCTTTATCAGAAGCAGACACAAAATAAGTTTTCAGTGTTGTTTAAGCATTGCTTGAAGAAGAAGGGTCTGGGGGTTTTTTCAAGAGTTGATATTTTTTATTAGAACATCTTTCCCTATAACCCAGACCTTCTCCTTTGCTCTTACTTACTCCATATATTATGGAAGCAAGTTTTGTTATCTCAAGACCAGTTATGATAAAACTTTGAAGATCCATTACATGCTCACTCAAAGATTTATCAGACACTTTATCTGTTTGAGCAATATGATAATATTGCTTTTTCAAAGTTTTCATGTGTCGTGCCTTGTCTTGGAAACGACTCATGAAGTCTTGAATAAAGTACATGAGATCAGAACAGGATAGATTAGAAAATAACTCATCTTCTTCTTTAGACTCTGAATCAGAAGTTGATTCATATTCTGTGTCAGATGATGAGAGAGCCATCATTATCATattttcttctccttcatctttaTTTGAACTATCTTCACTTTCAAGTtcatcccatgttgccatgagaCTCTTCTTGAATTTACTTATGAAGTTTTCCTTTTGGAATCTTCCTTTCTTTGGTATATCTTTATGCAGATTAGGACAATCAGCTTTGAAATGACCATGCTTCTTACATATGAAGCAGTTATTTTGATCACCAGCTTTATCTTTTGAACTAGAGCCTCTGAAGCCACTACTTCTACCAGATAATCTCTTATTCCTTTTTGTCAGTTGTTGAAACATCCTGATGATAAAGGCCATTTCCTCAtcatcaaagtcaccatcagaaaCTTCTTCCTCATAAGCTTCTTCTAATTTCCAGACTTTTGAGGATTTGACGGCTTTAGCACCAAATTTTTAACTAATAACTTCAAAGCCAATGTTTTAGATTTCATCACAGACTCATCTACATTCAGTTCCATCTCATAGATTTGAAGGTTGCTTATCAGACTTTCAAGGCTCTGCATACTCAGATCTTTAGCCTCCTGAATAATTGTGGCCTTAGGTCTGTATCTAGCAGGGAGACTTCTCAAAATTTTCTTTACATGGTTAGATGTAGTGTAACCTTTGCTCATAACCTGGAGGCCTAATACAAGAACTTGAAACCTAGAAAACATGGTTTCAATATCTTCACCATCCTTCATTCTAAACAACTCATAATGTTATACTAGAAGGTGTGCCTTAGGATCTTTGACTTGTTAGTTCCCTTCATATGTAGAACACAAAGACTCAAATATATTTTTAGAAGTAGACTTACCAATGATCTTGATGTACTCAGAATGAGGTGGATCTTCTATCAGAACGCCTCTAACTCTATGATGTTTTCTGTAAATTTTCTTTTGAGTTGGTGTGagagttttcctatcttttaCCATACCAACACCATTAACTTCAATGTTAATGTCGTCTTCAATGATATCCCATAACTCATCATCAAGACAAATGATGCAAGTATACATTTTACTTTCCCACCATTCAAACTGAGTGGAATCACCATTGAGTGTAGGTGGTTTAGCCGAGTAATGACTTTTCTCAGTAGTATTATAGTCATAGGGTATACCACCAATACCGGTCGTTCCAAATTCACCTCACATGAAGGAACaagtatttttatttttatcatgATCTTTTACTATACCAATGTAAAGTGTTTAGCACAAATCATGCTCTGATGTCAACTGAAtgtgagaaaaatacacaagaaggggggttgaattgtgtataTTAATTCTTTGACTTATGATAAACCAACTTCAGAATCTCAACAAGTTCAGAATCTGATCACATAGTTGTTAGCAGCGGAAGAATAATGTTCAAAAGAAAGTAGAAAAACAACATACAAAGTTTATCCTGGCTCCCCTCCTAAACTGAGAGTAGTCAAGTTCCCTTGTCCAATAAGATATTCTCACTATAATCAAACTGATTACACGTTTCTCAAGCAAACTAGCAAGAGACTTCAACTGCTCAATCACACTAGAAAGAGACATTTGCTCAAGCAATCCATCAAGAGACTTATGTTCAAGCACATAGGCAAAAGGCTTTTACTACTCAAGAAAACTAGCAAGAGACTTCCACTGCTCAAGCAAACTATCAAGAGACTTCTTCTACTTTAAACAAATATTTTAGTAGAAAGGATAACAATTATACTTGATATAAATCATAGGCATACAAGTAATACAACAACCACAAAGATTCTTAACacttaagatttctaagatatacaaagataagaaatcttaagacTTGTGCAACAAACATATAAATACTTTAGCTCAAAGTTATTCTTGTTAGTTTGTTTGTGATTTGTTAACCTTCCTTCAAATCTTCAACTCTTTTTTATATAGGCAAAAAAAGAGTCGTCGCGAGGTAGCTTGCACAAGTGATCTTTGTAAAGCAACAGTTCCAAGAGAGAGAGGCGTTGAAAGATGAATCAAATTAAGATCTTTAACCATTGTGTAATAACATTGTCCACTGCTTCTTTTTCATACTAGGTGTATATCAAACGTTGGGGCAGACTTAAGAAGTCACATCAACTTTTCTTGAGCCTTGCACTAAGAAACTCTAGTTGAACTTTTCCATAAGTTTGGTGTTGACAAGATTGGTCTGCTATGGAGACAGAGTACGGATCAGAGGCTGAGCACCTTCAACTGAGGTTTCTAGAGTATGTGTTTTCATCGGAAGCAATGATACCTGTCATACCCCCAATTTCGTCCAGGTAAGAAAAATCTTTCACCAGCATTCACAACCAGAAGTTATAAGGCATAAACTCTATCTTAGGGTTTCTCAGCCCTAAGCTACTCCAAACTCCCCATCATTCCTAAAGGCACGTTCAATACTCACATGTTCATTCTAAAGAAAACTCTCAGTGTCATCAAACTTTCAACAATTCTTTCAGTGGCGTTTCATCTGTTAAGTTCCTTGTTCATGACCCAAAAAATCTGTTGTGTTTATCTCTTATAGCTATTACTAAAGCATGGGATGGTATGTGCATTTTTCGGACTTGTTGGTTATAAGAGGCCCATTTTGGGTATCCATGAGACCTTTTGGTTCAAAAGCCCCATCCTATCAACATGTCCACAATTAATATTGCAAGTTTGAGGTGTGGTGCAAATCATTTTTTATACGACCTGGTCCAAGTCCACTTTCTTATTAGCAAGAATTAAAGGTCATTTTGCATTATTGCTTATTAAGCCAAGTTTGCAAGCTCATTTTTACCTCCCAAATAATGGTGCCAAGTTTTAATCCTTCATAAATCCCTAAATTAAAATTGGGTTTTGAAGCATGTATGTGTTTAAGCTAAGGTTATTTATAGGAGGGAATTGTTATGATCGATAGTATTTTGAGGCTCTCAAATTTTACCGTATTTAGACTTATGTGCCAAGATCCTTTGTTGGTTTCACGCTGGAGTTAAGCTTTCAACGCATTAATGTGGgtttcattttattcctttggTTATGTTGTTTATTTAGCCGATAATAGTATACTAAGGGCAAACAATTTGGAACATTCATTCTTGTAATTATTGTGGCCCAAACAATTTTCAATGAGATGTTATTCTAAAGACTTGAGCGTTTTAAAGTTGTTACATAAACAAGTTCTAATCTAGGATATTACAGATAGTCCAAAAGTATTACACACATTGTcctaaaattaaaatattacaTCTTAATGGATGAAATTGAGCTCAAAGTATTGCGCTGCGAAGCCAGCCATTGAAAACAGAGCTTTCAAAGAAACCATTGCCAAATCATCATTTGGATCGAAGCACCCTAAATCAAACCTCATCATGGAGCTGGTACAGCAGTCATTCGTTCCCACTTGGAATTGGATTTGCCATTGTGACCTGCGAAGAAGTAAAAACTTAAGTCAAAACTCTTATCACCATAAGCACTTAAAAGTTGAAATATAATCAAAATAATTTAATTAAGTGAACGAGTTGCACAGGGGACCACAAGAAACGCAAAAGAACGTATTTCGCTACAGACAACAAATACATTCGTAACGAATCCACAAAATCTGGATCCCCACGAAATATGGGATGAACAAAAGATATCCTAACGGATTTATCCTAGGATTTACTAGCTCATCATTAAGAGGATAGACTTCACAATCTCACTATAAATACCCAGCTATGACACTGAGTGAAGGACACGGTTATTCTGCCAAAAAACCCAAATAACCtttttgtagcggggttttcgttacctttaggtttattgactaaaccaaaagtaaacatacaaattcgagtcgccaccgcacttttatttgtccaaaggaaaggctaaaaagtgaacaaaagccaagtaagaagttttatcaaatcaaaaactaataaaaatgtcaaagatctgggtaagggggttggttatgaaatggtAAGGTTTTACGaatccaaaacatccttagtactctaagggaaccctttttgcaaatatgtgttgtaggttggtatttgtgaaaatatgtgcaaaagattggagggatgagaagagaatagattatatttacaaatttttgtttgaatggatgaacccattgcctacgtaccatcacaaaggtaggatcaaaacctcatagttcggggtaaaaatctcaaagatgGGTGAATTGgtttgatcaaaagccttaaggtcttttgttatcaaagggagaaaactcaacctaaaccaacaatccaccatgtgaggagagcttcaacatactagtgaggggttaaccctataataagtatggaagacttataatccaatcactaaggataatGTGAGATTcatatcaaccactatgataactcaaacctatgactaatgtttatgaaaaggaTTTAACAagggtggccattggaaccacaaaatcaacttgaagtgagttatatttacaaactatatttatttacaaaaatgaagtcaaagttggattaagatttattcacaattagtattaatgaaaatagtttgaaaagtcaaaggcttaaggcctaggtttctaatttgaaataaagtcaaagtttgaagaaaagatttttggcttgggttagagtgaggagaagaagagaagggctagtcttaaagcatacaaagataagagataagataaaaacccttggagttccttttcttgaaatcatagagatgattcaagatgctcctttcctttggacttagcaaacaaacaagcaatcatacaaattagattcaagctcctaggatctccatttggcttgtctctcttaacttggttactcatgacaatggtcctctttactatctcaagatggaatacctatcacacaagagcaaacatcaaaaagttcacaacacaataagaggaatggacaaagaatgagttttggaaaggaagtcctttgaagtcaactttgaaatttagcattctaaaggcacgaGACCTAGTTTCTCTTCcacaaatttagcattctaaaggcataaacacaagttagagatcatgactagtaagtcaaaCTCCTAATACTTGTCATGCAAAAACAAAAGAGGAAGGGCCTTctatggactttaggttttttgcttgaccaagaagtaacctatcttggacacaaaacaactcacttgatcttggatcaagttgagtttggtttggatcaaagaaggttaaacctctcatttgtcaagaccaaccataagacattaactcattggccaaatatgaaaagaaagggatgaagatgaaatggatggaaagatAATTCAAGTGTCAAActcaattggtcaaaagtgaaccaaatcatcatcaattaatgctaaacagaaaagaaatgaagataacaagtcaacaagtcaaacatatttttttggtaacttttgaattaaaattaaatgcaaaataaaataaacaaaatatggtcaaacctcaaatttaattcaaatcaacttcaacaagtccaattaaattttcataggtctaacatggtcaaacaaactttgacaaaatttctcaacaatttttgaaatcagaaactatttaaaaacaattaaaaacaaatgaaaaataacacaatatgaattaaaatctcaaataaatctcaaatcaaataagaaattgatgagactatttttcattgacttatcatgatccataggtgttaggaaaatatttttggatttttcagatatcaaaaagtattttaaaatgaattaaaactattaaaaatcaaataattcacaaaaaatattaaatgaagtcacaaaaataattaaaaatcaaaatatgaaactagacttttcaagaaaatttttggcattggtctcatatttttgtgactttgaataaaatatttatgatttttttttaaaataaaagggattaactgaaattaaaataaaataagaaaaatagaaaaatccagcgccatcaaatcatttcattaattgacgtggcaatgatcaCATGGCTCTAAGGCGCGGATACATGATACACTTGAGTCAAACGCGCTACACCTtgcattaaaacaagtcaacataaAGAAAGGTCCAGATTAGAACGTGGAAGCACAATCCAAGGGCTGGGAGGGCTACCACGTGGTACAGGCGGTGGAAAACACCTTATTCTCCGGTGAAGTACCAGaatccggccaccacgcgcaggaatTTTTTTTGTCATGAAAATGAAATGTAAGGACAACAAAATGAAGCCtaggtgatgtacatcaccactgtaaccatggatcatcctcacagttcctatttagagagaaacatgagcttgaaaATCATGGTGTGTAAACTAAAATGGCACGATTTGcacaattaagaccaccactggcctgcctcatgtgagaggacttcagaaaacaacacaaaccaaagaaattcacattgtattgcaagatctaaatcaaaaaagtttgaggttctacttctgaaatgaagcttcaagcagcacgaatccttcaagatcttgatatgtttttgctttggaagtgtgatggagatgataggctaaggaattgagctttgaa encodes:
- the LOC127130405 gene encoding uncharacterized mitochondrial protein AtMg00810-like, encoding MHVEFEMRMMGELKFFIGIKINQSKSGTHVHQSKYTMELLKKFNLEDYKIMSTSMHPTCCLNKEESRTKIYQKLYIDPRKTHLTDVKRIFKYLKGIINLGFLYKKSLDNKLLRFCDADYAGDGIKRKSTSGNNQFIGKNLIYWTSNRQEILLYLQQKHNTSQLQNVVHIYSG